The following are from one region of the Chloracidobacterium sp. genome:
- a CDS encoding phosphatidate cytidylyltransferase, protein MKTRLLTAAVALPILVASIILPTYVPGTVWIFVGIAVLALAAGLFELFILTKKLELKADAGIAYLGAAAIAVAFIFDAPAKAPDLLLLTLAAFVGTVLISQTFRFQKDFSKMLTGAGVTILGVLYLAFLGGFLISIRVGFESSPGLSTQLLLFFFVVIFGSDSGAYFAGRAFGKHKLAPSISPGKTVEGLIGGLVAAAGFAALCTFMFFPELPYKFSIPLAVVMAVVGVLGDLTESAMKRGSKTKDAASILPGHGGLLDRLDSLLFNAPILYYFARFYF, encoded by the coding sequence ATGAAAACACGTCTGTTAACTGCCGCAGTTGCACTGCCGATCCTTGTTGCTTCAATAATCCTACCGACGTACGTACCCGGCACGGTTTGGATCTTCGTCGGCATCGCCGTTTTGGCACTTGCGGCCGGGCTGTTCGAGTTGTTTATTCTAACTAAAAAGCTCGAATTAAAGGCAGACGCCGGTATTGCTTATCTCGGAGCCGCAGCGATCGCGGTTGCGTTCATTTTTGACGCTCCGGCTAAGGCTCCGGACCTTTTGCTCCTGACACTGGCTGCATTCGTCGGAACGGTTCTTATCTCCCAGACGTTTCGGTTTCAAAAAGACTTCTCGAAAATGCTGACGGGTGCGGGAGTTACGATACTAGGTGTATTGTATCTGGCGTTCCTCGGCGGATTCTTGATCTCGATACGTGTCGGATTCGAAAGTTCGCCGGGGCTCTCGACCCAGCTATTGCTTTTCTTTTTTGTGGTGATCTTCGGCTCGGATTCGGGAGCATATTTTGCCGGCCGTGCGTTCGGAAAGCACAAGCTCGCACCGTCGATCTCGCCGGGAAAAACGGTCGAAGGCCTGATCGGAGGCCTCGTAGCCGCCGCCGGCTTTGCAGCGCTGTGTACATTCATGTTTTTTCCGGAGCTGCCGTACAAATTCTCGATCCCGCTCGCCGTGGTTATGGCCGTTGTCGGCGTCCTCGGCGACCTGACGGAATCTGCGATGAAGCGGGGCTCCAAAACCAAAGACGCCGCCTCGATCCTTCCCGGCCACGGCGGCCTGCTCGACCGATTGGACAGTTTGCTATTCAACGCACCAATCTTGTATTATTTTGCTCGGTTTTATTTTTAG
- a CDS encoding isoprenyl transferase: MHKNFTHIPDLTPTDAELLDEIDLDRMPRHIAVIMDGNGRWAKMRGKPRIFGHRAGAESVRSILDTCTRLEISAVTLYAFSTENWKRPKAEVSGLMSMLKRYIRSEMREVDANNIRFQAIGNIQGLAPDVQKEIAWATAQTASNTGTILSVALNYGGRLEIVEACRKAAAGHNGSPGEITEKDIEQNLYTAGLPDVDLLIRTSGELRISNFLLWQIAYAEIYVTPTLFPDFRRAEIFRAIIEYQKRDRRYGGLKS, encoded by the coding sequence ATGCATAAAAACTTTACCCATATCCCTGACCTTACGCCGACCGACGCGGAACTTCTCGACGAGATCGATCTCGATCGGATGCCGAGGCATATCGCGGTAATAATGGACGGTAATGGGCGTTGGGCTAAAATGCGGGGAAAACCGCGAATATTCGGGCACAGAGCCGGAGCTGAGTCTGTCAGGTCGATTCTTGATACATGCACGCGACTCGAGATATCTGCGGTTACGCTGTATGCATTTTCTACTGAGAATTGGAAGCGGCCGAAAGCCGAAGTATCAGGCTTGATGTCGATGCTCAAACGATATATCCGAAGCGAGATGCGCGAGGTCGATGCGAATAACATACGGTTTCAAGCGATCGGGAATATTCAGGGCCTCGCGCCGGACGTCCAGAAAGAGATCGCCTGGGCAACCGCCCAAACGGCTTCAAATACCGGAACGATACTGAGCGTTGCCTTAAATTACGGCGGGCGGCTTGAGATAGTCGAGGCTTGCCGAAAGGCGGCCGCGGGGCATAACGGCTCGCCGGGCGAGATTACCGAAAAAGATATCGAACAGAATCTTTACACCGCGGGCCTTCCGGATGTCGACCTTTTGATCCGTACCAGCGGTGAATTGCGGATCTCCAATTTCCTCTTATGGCAGATCGCCTACGCCGAGATCTATGTCACCCCGACGCTCTTTCCTGATTTTCGACGGGCTGAGATCTTTCGAGCGATCATCGAATATCAGAAACGCGATCGACGATACGGCGGCCTCAAGTCATAG
- a CDS encoding DUF952 domain-containing protein: MLIYHITTPENWEKYKDRPSFQTESLQTEGFIHCSFDTQLEAVIKRYYSQRPKIVILTIETDKLLAKLVNEPSTGGELYPHIYGRLNHNAIVNVEERLVAAKDTTIDYWSDK; the protein is encoded by the coding sequence ATGCTTATTTATCACATCACAACTCCAGAAAACTGGGAAAAATACAAGGATCGTCCGTCGTTTCAGACCGAGAGCTTACAGACCGAGGGTTTCATCCATTGCAGCTTCGACACGCAATTAGAAGCCGTAATCAAGCGGTACTACAGCCAGCGGCCGAAGATAGTCATTCTCACGATCGAAACCGATAAACTTCTGGCCAAGCTCGTCAATGAACCCTCGACCGGCGGCGAATTGTACCCGCACATTTACGGCAGGCTTAACCACAATGCCATAGTCAACGTCGAGGAGCGGTTGGTCGCCGCAAAAGATACGACGATCGACTATTGGTCGGATAAATGA
- the truA gene encoding tRNA pseudouridine(38-40) synthase TruA, giving the protein MNYRFLIQYDGTDFHGWQVQENDRTIQGELERVIGTLEDAPVKVVGSGRTDAGVHAEGQVANVNMNRRFTPDRLRAAINGNLWRDIRIMNVELAPDDFHARFSARNKTYLYRIVNAPVMTPFWRRFAHHESRPLDIGRMTAASRMLLGEHDWTAFSSAQADGENRVRTVTDCTIQTVWDPRARASMIEFSISANGFLRYMVRSIIGTIIEIGRGEKDSDTIQTAIVTGDRSLAGKTAPAHGLTLMKVEY; this is encoded by the coding sequence ATGAATTATAGGTTTCTGATCCAGTACGACGGCACCGACTTCCACGGTTGGCAGGTGCAGGAAAATGACCGAACCATACAAGGCGAACTCGAGCGCGTTATCGGTACGCTTGAGGATGCTCCGGTCAAGGTGGTCGGTTCAGGGCGAACCGACGCCGGCGTCCACGCTGAAGGCCAGGTCGCCAACGTAAACATGAATCGCAGATTCACGCCCGATAGGCTCCGGGCGGCCATCAACGGCAATCTGTGGCGTGACATCCGCATCATGAATGTCGAACTTGCTCCGGACGACTTTCACGCTCGTTTTTCGGCCCGAAACAAGACCTACCTCTACCGCATCGTGAATGCGCCGGTCATGACGCCGTTTTGGCGTCGGTTTGCCCACCACGAATCACGTCCTCTCGATATTGGCCGGATGACCGCTGCCTCTCGAATGCTGCTCGGTGAACACGACTGGACAGCCTTTTCGTCGGCCCAGGCCGACGGCGAAAACCGCGTGCGAACAGTGACTGACTGTACCATTCAGACCGTTTGGGATCCGCGGGCTCGTGCGTCGATGATCGAATTTTCGATATCTGCGAACGGATTCCTGCGTTATATGGTGAGGTCGATAATTGGCACGATCATCGAGATAGGGCGCGGCGAAAAGGATTCTGATACAATTCAGACGGCAATTGTCACGGGTGACCGAAGTCTTGCCGGAAAGACCGCTCCGGCACATGGGTTGACGCTTATGAAGGTCGAGTATTGA
- a CDS encoding orotate phosphoribosyltransferase, giving the protein MGPDQILQHFRDTNALLDGHFILSSGLHSPLYLQCALALQYPADASRFARLIAQNFDRSDIDTVASPAIGGLIIGYAVAAAMNVRFIWTERQNGEMTLRRGFGIRRNERVLVVEDVITTGGSTRECISVIEANGGSVVSAASIVDRSNGKADVGVYRMSLLSLDVPSYTAADCPLCERGDVAVKPGSRANISN; this is encoded by the coding sequence ATGGGGCCGGACCAGATACTTCAGCACTTTCGCGACACAAACGCTCTTCTCGACGGGCATTTCATACTTTCCAGCGGCTTGCATAGCCCACTGTATCTGCAGTGCGCCCTTGCGCTCCAATATCCTGCCGATGCCTCGCGTTTCGCCCGCCTGATCGCTCAGAACTTCGACCGCTCTGATATCGATACGGTCGCCTCGCCGGCGATCGGAGGCCTGATCATCGGGTATGCGGTAGCAGCGGCGATGAACGTCCGGTTCATTTGGACGGAACGGCAAAATGGCGAGATGACGCTAAGACGAGGCTTTGGTATCAGGCGTAACGAACGGGTTTTGGTCGTTGAAGACGTTATCACCACTGGCGGATCGACGCGAGAATGTATTTCGGTCATCGAAGCCAATGGCGGCAGTGTCGTCTCGGCCGCATCGATCGTCGACCGCTCGAACGGGAAGGCCGATGTCGGAGTCTACCGCATGTCGCTGCTGTCGCTCGATGTTCCTAGTTATACAGCAGCCGATTGTCCATTATGCGAACGCGGAGACGTAGCCGTGAAGCCGGGAAGCCGAGCGAACATTTCGAACTGA
- a CDS encoding 3'-5' exoribonuclease, with protein MAPSANLISESLLIKDTISLLESLGGRAPAVRIVDRVMKIKKPEPFIARLLVQELVERDSRLAIVGDGDDVEFVGRDHGVIDLSNTSFVVFDLETTGAKAPPCRVTEIGAYRVVNGEIEGEFHTLVNPETPIPSFITSLTGISDDMVRGAPVFCDIADEFLAFIGDSVLVAHNARFDMGFLNHEIGLVYEDYCLENPSLCTVQLSRKLLPDIENHKLNTVARHYSIDLVNHHRASDDARATARIFLNLLSDLRSRGIEDLASAREFSKKRKVC; from the coding sequence ATGGCTCCTTCTGCAAATCTCATTTCGGAATCGCTTTTGATCAAAGATACGATCAGTTTGCTTGAGTCGCTTGGTGGGCGGGCTCCGGCGGTCAGGATCGTCGATCGGGTAATGAAGATCAAGAAACCGGAGCCTTTCATCGCACGCTTGCTTGTTCAGGAATTGGTCGAACGCGACTCGCGCCTGGCGATCGTAGGCGACGGTGACGATGTCGAGTTCGTCGGCCGCGACCATGGCGTGATCGATCTTTCGAACACGTCATTTGTTGTTTTCGATCTTGAAACGACCGGAGCTAAGGCTCCGCCTTGCCGTGTCACTGAAATAGGAGCATACAGGGTGGTCAACGGTGAGATCGAAGGGGAATTTCACACGCTGGTCAACCCCGAAACTCCGATACCGTCATTCATTACATCATTGACGGGCATCAGCGACGATATGGTTCGCGGCGCACCGGTCTTTTGTGATATCGCCGATGAATTTTTGGCATTTATCGGTGATTCGGTACTGGTCGCTCACAACGCTCGGTTCGACATGGGCTTCCTGAATCATGAGATCGGGTTGGTATACGAAGACTATTGTCTCGAGAATCCGTCGCTGTGTACCGTTCAGTTGTCGCGAAAACTTCTGCCCGATATCGAGAATCATAAACTGAACACGGTCGCACGCCACTATTCTATCGACCTGGTAAATCATCATCGTGCGAGCGATGATGCCCGGGCAACGGCACGGATCTTCTTGAATCTTCTGAGCGATCTGCGCTCACGCGGGATCGAAGATCTGGCGTCGGCTCGTGAATTCAGTAAAAAGAGAAAAGTATGTTAG
- the queF gene encoding NADPH-dependent 7-cyano-7-deazaguanine reductase QueF, which produces MLDDKILPPENLQNLDIRSTPRGEMGLYPLDTFKYEFSGKPIWIDFEIPEFTAICPFSDFPDFAVIRLSYVPNERCIELKSLKMYINSFRDVKVFHEHVINIILEDFVEACDPLRVKIVGDFHVRGNIKTVVKAKYRRP; this is translated from the coding sequence ATGTTAGACGACAAAATTCTGCCTCCGGAAAATCTCCAGAATCTTGACATCCGTTCAACACCGCGAGGCGAGATGGGGCTTTATCCGCTGGACACGTTCAAATACGAGTTTTCAGGCAAGCCGATCTGGATCGATTTCGAGATACCTGAATTTACGGCGATCTGTCCGTTTTCTGATTTTCCGGATTTTGCTGTGATCAGGCTCAGTTATGTTCCGAACGAAAGGTGCATCGAGTTGAAAAGCCTTAAGATGTATATAAACTCGTTTCGCGACGTAAAGGTATTTCACGAACACGTCATAAACATCATTCTTGAAGATTTTGTCGAGGCCTGTGACCCGTTAAGGGTCAAGATCGTCGGTGATTTTCACGTCAGGGGAAATATCAAGACCGTCGTCAAAGCAAAATATCGAAGGCCTTAA
- a CDS encoding CarD family transcriptional regulator produces MDLSIGQKVAYPSQGVCMVEQIERKMIGDCSMSFYSLRVLSDNSTILIPTENAESVGVRPIISSIQCKALIEKLSSSFESASSDWKSRSREFTDKLKSGDVFEAADVLKKLTFLSREKKLSFREQTLLDKAKFLIVSEITNADAADEELLRDEIERLVEIACNKHSAEHLNVMSAAIH; encoded by the coding sequence ATGGATCTCAGCATCGGACAGAAGGTCGCGTATCCAAGTCAGGGCGTTTGCATGGTCGAGCAGATCGAACGAAAGATGATCGGCGACTGCAGCATGAGTTTCTATTCTCTTCGAGTTTTGAGCGATAACTCAACGATCTTGATCCCCACGGAAAATGCCGAAAGCGTTGGTGTGCGCCCGATAATATCGTCAATTCAATGCAAGGCCCTGATCGAGAAACTTTCTTCGAGCTTCGAAAGCGCATCGAGCGATTGGAAATCGAGGTCGCGTGAGTTCACCGACAAGCTCAAGTCCGGCGACGTCTTCGAGGCGGCTGACGTGCTCAAGAAACTTACGTTTCTTAGCCGCGAGAAAAAACTATCGTTCCGTGAGCAAACTTTGCTGGACAAAGCAAAGTTTCTTATCGTTTCTGAGATAACGAACGCCGATGCCGCTGACGAAGAACTGCTGCGGGACGAGATCGAGAGACTTGTTGAGATCGCGTGCAACAAGCATTCGGCCGAGCATTTGAACGTAATGTCAGCCGCTATACATTGA
- a CDS encoding PAS domain-containing protein: protein MIAPQNRDESIEFHGAHSRRLLHSIIDSIREAVLVVDPSMKIVASNASATRAFSREYPDLKGKRLSEVMRDLNLHVAFRRASTEKVGTDLKIELTGNEKRVYDVHIAPFELEGEVYAIGMFYDVSQIERLEKVRQEFLSNISHELRTPLTSILAFVETLEDGAIDDRENNRRFLSTIRRNAERMHVLIADILELSLIESGNVSIDVKKVRVSHLIDEVFATLSSKAAENDVELINVISSEERIDADPMRLEQMLTNLIDNAIKFNRSGGRVTVSMDRNDESYFLNVSDTGEGILAAHLNRIFERFYRVDRGRTRDVGGTGLGLAIVKHLARLHGGEISVNSALGHGTVFTIQLPILHTLTV, encoded by the coding sequence ATGATCGCTCCTCAAAACAGAGACGAAAGCATCGAATTTCATGGCGCACATTCTCGCCGATTGCTGCATTCGATCATCGATTCGATCCGCGAAGCCGTTCTTGTCGTCGATCCCTCGATGAAGATCGTCGCCTCAAATGCCTCTGCAACCCGAGCTTTTTCCCGTGAATATCCTGATCTAAAAGGCAAACGCCTTAGCGAGGTGATGCGCGACCTAAATCTGCACGTGGCGTTTCGCCGTGCATCGACAGAGAAGGTCGGCACGGACCTGAAAATAGAGCTTACAGGCAACGAAAAGCGGGTTTACGATGTCCATATCGCGCCTTTTGAGCTTGAAGGTGAGGTCTATGCCATCGGTATGTTCTACGACGTTTCACAGATCGAACGTCTCGAAAAGGTCCGTCAGGAATTCCTGTCCAACATCTCTCACGAACTTCGCACACCGCTGACCTCGATACTCGCCTTTGTCGAGACCCTCGAGGACGGAGCGATCGACGACCGCGAAAACAACCGCCGTTTCTTAAGCACGATCAGGCGGAACGCGGAACGAATGCACGTACTCATTGCGGACATTCTTGAGCTTTCCCTGATCGAATCGGGCAACGTCTCGATCGACGTCAAAAAGGTAAGGGTATCGCATTTGATCGACGAGGTCTTTGCAACGCTCTCGTCAAAAGCCGCCGAAAATGATGTGGAACTCATCAACGTGATCTCGTCCGAGGAAAGGATCGATGCCGATCCGATGCGGTTGGAACAGATGCTGACGAATCTGATCGATAACGCGATAAAGTTCAACCGTTCGGGTGGGCGCGTTACGGTCAGTATGGACCGCAATGACGAAAGTTATTTCCTCAATGTGTCAGATACGGGCGAAGGTATTCTCGCTGCTCACCTTAACCGGATATTCGAGCGCTTTTACCGTGTGGATCGCGGACGCACACGCGACGTTGGCGGAACCGGGCTCGGTCTCGCGATAGTCAAACACCTCGCACGGCTCCATGGTGGTGAGATTTCCGTAAACTCGGCGCTCGGACATGGAACGGTTTTCACGATCCAACTTCCCATTCTTCATACACTTACCGTGTGA
- a CDS encoding response regulator transcription factor, whose amino-acid sequence MQQNILIIEDDADIAESLHYNFKREGFRSMIAESGEKGLRLALDDKNSPSLIILDLMLPGMSGMELCRRLRREQATENTPIIMLTAKAAETDKIAGLDTGADDYIVKPFSVKEVVARVRAVLRRAEKESPPRYEDERMSVDFDDMRVMADGEYVKLTRKEFALLEHLIKNSGRVATRQQLLDNVWGYSYFGDTRTLDVHIRRLRQKMGECGGCIETVVGVGYRFVGCK is encoded by the coding sequence ATGCAGCAAAACATACTGATCATTGAGGACGACGCCGATATCGCCGAGAGTCTTCATTATAATTTCAAGCGAGAAGGCTTCCGCTCGATGATCGCAGAATCGGGAGAAAAAGGACTCCGCCTCGCTCTCGATGACAAGAATTCGCCGTCTCTTATCATCCTTGACCTTATGTTGCCCGGGATGAGCGGGATGGAGCTTTGCCGTCGTCTCCGGCGTGAGCAGGCAACTGAGAACACGCCGATAATCATGCTGACCGCAAAGGCGGCCGAAACCGATAAGATCGCCGGGCTTGACACCGGAGCCGACGATTACATCGTCAAACCATTCTCGGTCAAGGAGGTTGTCGCACGCGTCCGTGCCGTGCTTCGGCGTGCCGAAAAGGAATCCCCTCCGCGTTACGAAGATGAACGAATGAGCGTCGATTTCGATGACATGCGGGTAATGGCAGACGGGGAATACGTTAAATTGACGAGGAAGGAATTTGCCCTGCTTGAACACCTGATCAAGAACAGCGGCCGGGTTGCTACGCGTCAGCAGCTGCTCGATAATGTCTGGGGTTATAGTTATTTTGGCGATACCCGCACACTAGATGTTCATATACGGCGATTGCGTCAAAAGATGGGCGAATGTGGTGGTTGTATCGAGACCGTTGTGGGTGTCGGTTATCGGTTCGTCGGCTGCAAATGA
- a CDS encoding histidine phosphatase family protein, which yields MKRSIIQKEIRSDDMKRLFLMRHAKSSWDSPGLSDFERPLNDRGLNTAPFMAELISRRGLLPEFFISSPAVRAMQTAKIVKESSGSNAVLRFDERIYEASPNTLRQVVSEIDDAIASVMLIGHNPGLEGFIDFLTSEHESMPTAAVATIDLEIEQWTSLAKNCGRLVSVIRPKDEAQKAGG from the coding sequence ATGAAGCGTAGTATTATCCAGAAAGAAATTCGATCGGATGATATGAAGCGACTGTTTCTAATGCGTCACGCGAAATCAAGTTGGGATTCGCCGGGATTGTCTGATTTTGAACGGCCGCTAAACGATCGTGGCCTGAATACGGCACCCTTCATGGCCGAGTTGATCTCTCGGCGAGGCTTGCTGCCGGAATTCTTTATCAGCTCGCCGGCCGTCCGCGCAATGCAGACGGCCAAGATCGTCAAGGAAAGTTCCGGTTCGAATGCCGTCCTCCGGTTTGACGAACGCATTTACGAAGCAAGCCCCAATACGCTCCGACAGGTGGTTTCCGAGATCGACGACGCCATCGCTTCGGTAATGCTGATCGGTCACAATCCGGGACTCGAGGGCTTCATCGATTTTCTTACATCTGAGCATGAAAGCATGCCGACCGCAGCCGTCGCGACCATCGATCTCGAGATCGAGCAATGGACCTCGCTTGCAAAGAATTGCGGGCGTTTGGTGTCGGTCATTCGCCCAAAAGATGAGGCCCAAAAGGCCGGCGGATAG